One genomic segment of Cardinium endosymbiont of Philonthus spinipes includes these proteins:
- the gltX gene encoding glutamate--tRNA ligase, whose amino-acid sequence MAVHVRFAPSPTGALHIGSVRTILYNYLLAKKEGGRFILRIEDTDQKRLVASAEAYILESLHWLGMVPDEGPEQGGPFAPYRQSERTAIYQQYIKSLLHSGHAYYAFDTPEEIEAMRERLKAAKVAHPQYNAISREWMRNGLTMPAEQVQAWITSGKPYVIRLKIPHKELIRFQDGVRGWVKVDTSVLDDKVLMKSDGLPTYHFASVVDDHLMQITHVIRGEEWLPSTPIHILLYRYLGWADQTPQFIHLPLLLAPNGSGKLSKRHADQYGFPAFPITWNSPDLTVEKGFREAGYLPEALLNFLALLGWNPGTHQELFTLKALIEAFSLERLGKSGVKFDIAKAKWFNQQHIKQQGLAAWADYFSKEAAKEGVSCSQEEAIAICNLVKDRITFPKDFWQEGRFFFFEPLDYEAELIEKRWNQQTKEGMVAFTESLTALAAWNGDQIKPLLQKTPGIMPLVRMALTGNMAGPDLTEIIILLGKDKAYKRLIAFLQHSNCSANRSPVCT is encoded by the coding sequence ATGGCGGTACATGTGCGCTTTGCCCCTAGTCCAACCGGGGCTTTACATATTGGTAGTGTAAGAACCATTCTCTATAATTACCTTTTGGCCAAAAAAGAGGGGGGGCGGTTTATATTGCGCATTGAAGACACCGATCAAAAACGTTTGGTGGCTAGTGCAGAAGCCTACATTCTAGAAAGCTTACATTGGTTAGGCATGGTGCCAGATGAAGGGCCTGAACAAGGAGGGCCATTTGCCCCTTACAGGCAATCGGAACGCACTGCGATCTACCAGCAATATATAAAAAGCCTATTGCATAGTGGCCATGCCTATTATGCATTTGACACACCAGAAGAGATCGAAGCCATGCGGGAACGGCTTAAAGCAGCCAAAGTGGCCCACCCACAATACAATGCCATAAGCCGTGAATGGATGCGCAATGGGCTGACCATGCCTGCAGAACAAGTGCAAGCATGGATTACATCGGGGAAGCCCTATGTCATTCGACTGAAAATACCCCATAAAGAGCTTATACGCTTTCAAGATGGCGTCCGTGGATGGGTCAAAGTAGATACCTCTGTGTTGGACGATAAGGTATTGATGAAATCAGATGGCTTACCTACCTACCACTTTGCCAGTGTAGTAGATGACCACCTCATGCAAATTACCCATGTCATCCGTGGTGAGGAGTGGCTACCCTCCACCCCCATCCATATATTGTTATACCGTTACCTAGGTTGGGCAGATCAAACACCCCAGTTTATACATTTGCCGCTGTTGCTAGCACCCAATGGTAGTGGCAAATTAAGCAAACGCCATGCCGACCAATATGGCTTTCCTGCATTTCCAATCACCTGGAACAGCCCCGACCTTACCGTTGAAAAGGGATTTAGAGAAGCTGGCTATTTGCCAGAAGCATTGTTAAACTTCTTAGCTTTACTGGGGTGGAACCCAGGTACCCACCAAGAGCTATTTACGCTAAAAGCTTTAATAGAAGCTTTTTCTCTCGAGCGCCTGGGCAAATCAGGGGTTAAGTTTGATATTGCTAAGGCAAAATGGTTTAACCAACAGCATATTAAACAACAAGGGCTGGCTGCGTGGGCTGACTACTTTAGCAAAGAAGCGGCTAAAGAGGGTGTAAGCTGTAGCCAGGAAGAGGCGATAGCAATTTGTAACCTGGTCAAGGATAGAATTACCTTTCCAAAGGATTTTTGGCAAGAAGGCCGGTTTTTCTTCTTTGAGCCTCTCGATTATGAGGCTGAGCTGATCGAGAAAAGGTGGAATCAGCAAACCAAAGAGGGAATGGTGGCTTTTACGGAAAGTCTTACAGCCCTAGCAGCATGGAATGGAGATCAGATTAAACCATTGTTACAAAAAACGCCTGGTATCATGCCCCTCGTACGTATGGCCCTTACAGGAAATATGGCTGGTCCAGACCTTACAGAAATTATTATTTTACTAGGTAAAGATAAGGCCTATAAAAGGCTCATAGCTTTTTTGCAACATTCTAACTGTTCAGCCAATCGCTCCCCTGTTTGTACCTAG
- a CDS encoding AAA family ATPase yields MDYKKADQALKRTKRPGDSIETVQIPIGSADVKEMIAQKLYADKTAYITKLFKTNGIYYFFARPRRFGKSLLLDTIDQIAKGNKALFKTCAIYKDSTYTWQKYPVIWLNLSELARDNSTEKLQNNLIDVLYTIAKNYTIDSSAIDPIIGEPTVEGTLGKLIDALKKLGNGYAPQPIVLIDEYDSPLISAEKEQYEKVLSVLSSFFKVLKARQKDCKFIFVTGVTKFHLSGLTSGANSANDISLHEDYAGMLGYTEEDIDKLFFNDKQDNIWSVIQNLQVECGKGEGYTSAQLKQELKDYYNGYYFSRSAKHGVYNPDSILRFFYAKDFENFWFNSGSPTILLQQMKQNIDRFNMDWDKCSFPIDKIRFKLVHPSLHEMPLLPLMYQTGYLTMDLSPSHVQDKNNLTYYLKFPNQEVKSALKLILSDFIAQKQQEAGRAYSASMLDDVRTDNWSAFFNRIRSSCLAKAGYRFLDKSERSFQGALYSLLNGAFHATYDTWASAERDSGIGRTDIIMEDQYNDSRTIYIFELKVGKSALEALEQIGNKDYSIQYDLCHKKVLIGLKCDAVKLNITEAVVEVHQRDAQHTFQVMPRKKFAVNAVGYFQEIGAQNNDVFK; encoded by the coding sequence ATGGATTACAAAAAAGCAGATCAAGCACTAAAAAGAACGAAACGACCAGGAGATAGTATAGAAACTGTGCAAATCCCCATTGGCAGTGCTGATGTCAAAGAGATGATCGCCCAAAAGTTGTATGCAGATAAAACAGCCTATATCACTAAGCTCTTTAAAACGAATGGCATCTATTACTTTTTTGCAAGACCACGTAGATTTGGTAAATCTCTGCTCCTAGATACTATAGATCAAATAGCAAAAGGTAATAAAGCATTGTTTAAAACATGTGCTATTTATAAAGACTCAACCTATACGTGGCAAAAATATCCTGTTATTTGGTTGAATTTGTCGGAATTAGCTAGAGATAATAGTACAGAAAAACTACAAAACAACTTAATAGATGTATTATATACCATTGCTAAAAACTATACTATAGATAGCAGTGCAATAGATCCTATTATAGGTGAGCCGACGGTAGAGGGAACACTAGGTAAGTTGATTGATGCATTAAAAAAATTAGGCAATGGCTATGCACCACAGCCCATTGTGTTAATAGACGAATACGACAGTCCATTAATTTCCGCTGAAAAAGAACAATATGAAAAGGTGCTTTCTGTCCTGAGTTCCTTTTTTAAAGTTTTAAAAGCCCGTCAGAAGGACTGTAAATTTATTTTTGTAACGGGTGTCACTAAATTTCACTTGTCTGGTCTTACCTCAGGGGCCAATTCGGCTAATGACATATCTTTGCATGAAGATTATGCTGGAATGTTGGGCTATACAGAGGAGGATATAGATAAACTATTTTTTAATGATAAGCAAGATAACATTTGGTCCGTTATACAAAATCTACAAGTAGAGTGCGGAAAAGGTGAGGGGTATACATCTGCGCAATTAAAGCAAGAGCTGAAGGATTATTATAATGGCTATTATTTTAGTCGAAGTGCTAAGCATGGTGTGTACAACCCAGATTCCATATTACGATTCTTTTATGCAAAAGATTTTGAGAATTTCTGGTTTAACTCGGGAAGTCCTACCATCTTATTGCAACAAATGAAGCAAAACATAGATCGGTTTAATATGGATTGGGATAAATGTAGTTTCCCAATAGATAAGATACGGTTTAAGTTGGTACATCCTTCGCTCCATGAAATGCCTTTACTTCCCTTGATGTACCAAACGGGATACCTCACGATGGATCTCTCCCCATCTCATGTGCAAGATAAAAATAATCTCACCTATTATTTAAAGTTTCCCAACCAGGAAGTAAAATCTGCTTTAAAACTTATATTATCTGATTTTATAGCTCAAAAACAACAAGAAGCAGGAAGAGCATATAGCGCGTCTATGCTAGATGATGTAAGAACGGATAACTGGTCTGCTTTCTTTAACCGCATTAGAAGTAGTTGTTTGGCCAAAGCAGGTTATCGCTTTCTAGATAAATCTGAAAGGAGCTTTCAGGGTGCTTTATATTCCTTGCTCAATGGTGCTTTTCATGCTACCTATGATACGTGGGCCAGTGCTGAAAGAGATAGTGGCATAGGCCGTACAGATATCATTATGGAGGACCAATATAATGACAGCAGAACCATCTATATTTTTGAGTTAAAAGTAGGTAAATCAGCCTTAGAAGCGCTCGAGCAAATAGGTAATAAAGATTATAGTATTCAATATGATTTATGCCATAAGAAGGTACTCATAGGCTTAAAATGTGATGCTGTAAAGCTTAATATTACGGAGGCAGTTGTTGAAGTACATCAACGTGATGCGCAGCATACTTTTCAGGTGATGCCACGTAAAAAATTCGCCGTTAATGCTGTTGGCTATTTTCAAGAAATAGGAGCACAAAACAACGATGTCTTCAAGTAA
- a CDS encoding phosphatidylserine decarboxylase family protein, producing the protein MRIHKEGKEILLWTPVLLLLIYYGMHKKVVLSYHQSIGFAVVSGALYFWLIYFFRDPYRIIHTQDQYILGPADGKIISIQKVYEEEYLKEERIKISIFMSPFNVHVNRFPMSGTIVFFKYHPGKYLVAFHPKASTHNERTSIVIENENGQQILFRQIAGFMARRIKFYFKEGEEVQQGEKCGFIKFGSRAEVYLPIDADIQVAVGDKIKGGITVLAKI; encoded by the coding sequence ATGAGAATTCATAAAGAAGGAAAAGAAATTTTATTATGGACACCTGTTCTACTGCTGCTTATCTATTATGGTATGCATAAAAAAGTGGTGCTTAGTTACCATCAATCCATAGGGTTTGCAGTAGTAAGTGGCGCTTTATATTTTTGGTTGATCTACTTTTTTAGAGATCCATACCGTATCATCCATACGCAAGATCAGTACATATTGGGGCCAGCAGATGGTAAAATCATTAGCATTCAAAAGGTATATGAAGAAGAATATTTAAAGGAGGAACGCATCAAAATCAGCATCTTTATGTCTCCTTTTAATGTGCACGTCAATCGGTTTCCCATGTCTGGAACAATTGTCTTTTTTAAATACCACCCAGGAAAGTACTTAGTGGCCTTTCATCCCAAAGCCAGTACGCATAATGAAAGAACTTCTATTGTTATTGAAAATGAGAATGGACAGCAAATTCTTTTTAGGCAAATAGCAGGTTTTATGGCACGCCGCATCAAGTTTTATTTTAAAGAGGGTGAAGAAGTACAACAGGGTGAGAAATGTGGTTTTATCAAGTTTGGTTCAAGAGCAGAGGTTTATTTACCGATAGATGCTGATATTCAAGTAGCGGTAGGTGATAAAATAAAAGGGGGTATTACGGTTTTGGCAAAAATATAA
- the metG gene encoding methionine--tRNA ligase, protein MVQRYTVTAALPYANGPVHLGHVAGAYLPADIYVRYLRQKKATVVFISGSDEHGVPVVIRAQQEGSTPQKVVDKYHTLIKESLEGLDISFDIFARTSSPTHYETAADFFKELHQKGIFEVYETEQYYDPVCNQFLSDRYIKGSCPSCNHPAAYGDQCEACGSTLSPEELIDPISAISGAKPILRSTKHWYLPLNKYENWLKKWILEEHKDFKTNVYGQCKGWLDQGLQPRAVTRDLSWGIPVPLPEGSGKVLYVWFDAPIGYISATKEWAQKQQTDWEPFWKDPSTKLVHFLGKDNIVFHCIIFPVMLKAHGQFILPQQVPANEFLNLEGQKISTSRNHAVWLHDYLADFPGKADVLRYVLCTIAPENKDSDFTWQDFQDKNNRELVANLGNLVHRTLSLVHQYFGGLVPPSMAPNEADQAVLTALMTSFTAVGNAIEQFKFKEALQLCMGYATLGNKYLTDRRPWHLVKSNPEEAGTVLHVTLQLIATVSLLIKPFLPTTSDKIAHMLGLQESGWHGVDVSKLVQPGDALASPTVLFEKIEDDAIEAQRKKLDHNETC, encoded by the coding sequence ATGGTTCAAAGATATACAGTTACCGCTGCGCTTCCCTATGCAAATGGGCCGGTTCACTTAGGTCATGTGGCAGGAGCCTACCTTCCTGCTGATATTTATGTTCGCTATCTAAGACAAAAAAAGGCTACTGTAGTTTTTATCAGTGGCTCTGATGAACATGGTGTACCTGTGGTGATTCGTGCCCAACAAGAGGGGTCTACGCCTCAAAAAGTAGTGGATAAATACCACACACTCATTAAAGAATCACTAGAAGGGCTGGACATCAGCTTTGATATCTTTGCAAGAACTTCCTCACCTACCCATTATGAGACAGCCGCTGACTTTTTTAAGGAATTGCATCAAAAAGGCATATTTGAGGTATATGAAACAGAACAATACTACGATCCTGTTTGTAACCAATTTCTATCTGATCGTTACATAAAAGGCAGTTGTCCTAGCTGTAACCATCCAGCTGCTTATGGTGATCAGTGTGAAGCTTGCGGCAGCACACTAAGTCCAGAAGAGTTGATTGATCCCATTTCTGCTATTAGTGGCGCAAAACCTATTTTACGGTCCACTAAACACTGGTATCTTCCTCTGAATAAGTATGAAAATTGGCTTAAAAAATGGATTTTAGAAGAGCATAAAGACTTTAAAACCAATGTATATGGTCAATGCAAGGGGTGGTTAGACCAAGGGTTACAACCCCGTGCCGTTACCCGAGATTTATCTTGGGGCATTCCTGTTCCGCTGCCCGAAGGAAGCGGAAAAGTACTGTATGTCTGGTTCGATGCACCCATTGGCTATATCAGTGCAACCAAAGAATGGGCTCAAAAACAACAGACAGATTGGGAACCTTTTTGGAAAGATCCGAGTACCAAACTGGTCCATTTTCTTGGAAAGGACAATATTGTATTTCATTGTATTATATTTCCTGTGATGCTCAAAGCCCATGGCCAGTTTATTTTGCCGCAGCAGGTGCCAGCCAATGAATTTTTAAATCTAGAAGGGCAAAAAATTTCCACATCGCGTAACCATGCGGTTTGGCTCCATGATTATTTAGCAGATTTCCCTGGTAAAGCAGATGTGTTGCGCTATGTACTCTGTACCATTGCACCAGAAAACAAAGACAGTGACTTTACCTGGCAAGATTTTCAGGATAAAAACAATCGTGAACTGGTAGCCAATCTTGGCAATTTGGTCCATAGAACTTTAAGTTTGGTCCATCAATACTTTGGTGGATTAGTGCCACCTAGTATGGCCCCTAATGAAGCCGATCAGGCTGTACTGACTGCCTTAATGACTTCTTTTACAGCAGTAGGGAATGCCATAGAACAGTTTAAATTTAAAGAAGCGCTTCAATTATGTATGGGTTATGCTACGTTGGGGAATAAATATCTAACCGATAGAAGACCCTGGCATTTGGTAAAAAGCAATCCAGAAGAAGCTGGAACGGTATTGCATGTTACCTTGCAATTGATTGCTACTGTAAGCTTGTTGATCAAACCTTTTCTGCCTACCACCAGTGATAAAATAGCCCATATGCTCGGGTTACAAGAAAGCGGTTGGCATGGTGTGGATGTCAGTAAACTGGTACAACCAGGTGATGCTTTGGCGTCTCCCACTGTATTGTTTGAAAAAATTGAAGATGATGCCATCGAAGCACAAAGAAAAAAATTAGATCATAATGAAACATGTTGA
- the ppdK gene encoding pyruvate, phosphate dikinase, with protein sequence MLNKKQIKNWLYRFGYDTDYANSPLSKAICDEQFLGEAKSRTAEYSAVFEEHRQASTPKLPLEIEFRKRAHADRSLLGNKGYGLAQMSYLGFPIPPGFTITTDGCRNYYDQGQTLAETIWDQVVAEIKLLEKATGKQFGSAPFPLLLSVRSGAKTSMPGMMDTLLNLGLNDETTELLGHATQDARFAYDSYRRFIEMYSSIIMGIDHHLFVEVVEEMKAAENVHHEAGLGLGALHAVIDRYKKIVWAHTGTTYPQDVFEQLRKAIVAIFASWNGPRAVTYRTLNHINDQAGTAVTIQSMVFGNRGTDSLTGVLFTRNPSTGEPTLFGEYLINAQGEELVSGLVTPRQITRQGRQAIQDKQASLEEAYPVVFNELRHLAMELESHFKEMQDIEYTVEQGKLWLLQTRNGKRSAKAAVKIAVDMVCEGKIDAEEAVQRIDYNQIEQLLHATLDAHQSIEILTHGLPAAPGVASGVIVCAPEEVAALSKTENVILVRGETSPDDIGSMAKAAGILTTKGGMTAHAAVVARGMGKPCICGARGITIDMENRLLLIGQTKLPMGSYVTIDGTTGAVIKGKVATVQQKPFPEFVTFMGLVDQLKRMEVRANAETVQDATVALSFGIAGIGLCRTEHMFFNVDDMRLFRKMILMSDATARLNSLRELLVVQKRDFKALFQTLHGLPITVRLLDPPLHEFLPHHPKEIAELALQLGCPLDEVAGRIEELDEVNPMLGHRGARLAITFPEMYAMQVQALFEAALEVEQVALEIMLPLVFDAKEVIFIKNIIETVHQKTAPHIPYKVGVMIELPRAALQAATIAPLVDFFSIGTNDLTQTTLGISRDDGAKFLDSYQQKGLLQDDPFVTLDREGVGALIHMAVVEGRSANPNLKIGICGEHGGDPRSIEFFESIGIDYISCSPYRVAIAKLAAAKAMRFTDVRR encoded by the coding sequence ATGTTGAATAAAAAGCAAATCAAAAATTGGCTCTATCGTTTTGGTTATGATACAGATTATGCTAACAGCCCTCTTTCGAAAGCGATTTGTGATGAGCAATTTTTAGGAGAAGCGAAGTCGCGCACCGCAGAATACTCAGCTGTATTTGAGGAGCATAGACAAGCTTCGACACCAAAATTGCCATTAGAAATCGAGTTTCGAAAGAGGGCTCATGCCGATCGCTCTCTATTGGGCAATAAAGGATATGGGTTGGCACAAATGTCCTATTTAGGCTTTCCGATTCCTCCGGGATTTACCATTACAACCGATGGTTGTAGAAACTATTATGATCAGGGTCAAACGCTTGCTGAAACCATTTGGGATCAGGTGGTTGCAGAGATTAAACTGCTTGAAAAGGCTACAGGCAAGCAGTTTGGATCTGCTCCTTTCCCCCTCCTTTTATCAGTCCGTTCTGGTGCTAAAACTTCTATGCCAGGTATGATGGATACCCTGTTGAATCTCGGTCTAAACGATGAAACCACAGAACTATTGGGCCATGCCACCCAAGATGCTAGATTTGCCTATGATAGCTATCGTCGCTTTATAGAAATGTATAGCAGCATCATTATGGGCATCGACCATCATCTATTTGTAGAGGTAGTGGAGGAGATGAAAGCAGCAGAAAATGTCCACCATGAGGCAGGGCTGGGTCTGGGCGCGCTCCATGCAGTTATTGATCGCTATAAAAAAATAGTCTGGGCACATACCGGTACTACCTATCCCCAGGATGTCTTTGAACAGTTGCGCAAGGCCATAGTGGCCATTTTTGCATCTTGGAATGGTCCAAGAGCTGTTACCTATCGAACACTAAACCATATAAATGATCAAGCAGGCACAGCGGTTACCATTCAATCTATGGTTTTTGGCAATAGGGGTACAGATAGCCTAACAGGCGTGCTATTTACCAGAAATCCATCCACTGGTGAACCTACTTTATTTGGTGAATATCTAATCAATGCACAAGGCGAAGAATTGGTTTCGGGTCTAGTCACACCTCGGCAAATTACCAGACAAGGGCGACAAGCCATTCAAGATAAGCAGGCCTCCTTGGAGGAGGCATACCCTGTTGTTTTTAACGAGCTGCGTCACTTGGCTATGGAGTTAGAAAGCCATTTTAAGGAGATGCAAGATATTGAGTATACTGTTGAACAGGGTAAATTATGGCTGTTGCAGACCAGAAATGGCAAGCGAAGTGCTAAGGCAGCTGTTAAAATAGCTGTTGATATGGTGTGCGAGGGTAAGATAGATGCAGAGGAAGCGGTACAAAGAATAGATTATAATCAGATAGAACAGCTATTGCATGCTACATTAGATGCGCACCAATCTATAGAAATATTAACCCATGGGCTGCCCGCTGCACCAGGTGTGGCCTCTGGGGTAATTGTTTGTGCACCAGAAGAAGTAGCCGCTCTTTCAAAAACTGAAAATGTCATATTGGTTAGAGGAGAAACCAGTCCAGATGATATAGGTAGTATGGCTAAGGCAGCAGGTATTTTAACCACCAAGGGGGGCATGACAGCACATGCTGCCGTAGTGGCACGGGGTATGGGCAAGCCTTGTATATGTGGTGCACGTGGTATTACGATAGATATGGAAAATAGGCTGCTGCTTATTGGTCAGACAAAGCTTCCAATGGGTAGTTATGTAACTATTGATGGTACCACGGGAGCAGTTATAAAGGGCAAAGTGGCCACTGTTCAGCAAAAGCCTTTTCCTGAATTTGTAACCTTTATGGGGCTGGTAGATCAGCTCAAAAGGATGGAGGTAAGGGCCAATGCAGAAACCGTACAGGATGCAACAGTAGCGTTATCCTTTGGCATTGCAGGTATAGGTCTTTGTAGAACAGAGCATATGTTTTTTAATGTTGATGACATGCGTCTGTTTAGAAAAATGATCTTAATGAGCGATGCAACAGCACGACTGAATAGCCTAAGGGAATTGCTGGTGGTACAAAAAAGAGATTTTAAAGCGCTTTTTCAAACCTTACATGGTCTACCCATTACGGTCAGATTACTAGACCCCCCTTTACATGAATTTTTACCCCACCATCCAAAAGAGATAGCTGAACTTGCGTTGCAACTAGGTTGTCCACTTGATGAAGTAGCAGGGCGTATAGAGGAGCTGGATGAAGTAAATCCAATGTTAGGCCATCGTGGCGCTAGGTTGGCCATTACTTTTCCAGAGATGTATGCCATGCAAGTTCAAGCGCTATTTGAGGCGGCATTGGAGGTAGAGCAGGTAGCATTAGAAATTATGTTGCCCCTTGTTTTTGATGCCAAAGAGGTAATTTTTATTAAAAATATCATAGAAACAGTGCATCAAAAAACAGCCCCTCACATCCCCTATAAGGTTGGGGTAATGATAGAGCTGCCAAGAGCAGCCTTGCAGGCGGCAACCATTGCACCATTGGTCGATTTTTTCAGTATAGGAACCAATGATTTAACCCAAACCACCCTTGGTATTTCACGTGATGATGGGGCCAAATTTCTAGACAGTTACCAACAAAAAGGGTTGCTTCAGGATGACCCATTTGTTACGTTGGATCGGGAAGGGGTTGGCGCATTGATTCACATGGCGGTAGTAGAGGGTAGGTCGGCTAATCCAAATTTAAAAATAGGCATTTGTGGCGAACATGGAGGCGATCCGCGCTCTATTGAATTTTTTGAGTCGATAGGGATAGATTATATATCCTGTTCTCCTTATAGAGTAGCTATTGCAAAGCTGGCTGCTGCAAAGGCTATGCGCTTTACTGATGTCCGCCGATAA
- a CDS encoding phosphatidate cytidylyltransferase, whose protein sequence is MLKTQSNFVQRFCSIVFFTPLIIFAIFWSAWTYFFLFFYVVMLTMLEFYKLLKQANVAPMRGYGVWLGLLVYTIAFSYYLQGNCSPILGYGCIPFTILIYIAALYSRKASNPFLDIAATFLGILYIAIPCSMLHYLAFFKGSYSNQLILGLLAIVWSQDTGAYLVGSTIGRLKLFKRISPQKTWEGFWGGALFAVMAGYAIAYFFNILPLWQWLSISVITIFTGTYGDLVASLLKRSVDVKNASEMIPGHGGLLDRVDSLLLTIPSVVAFLKITVPCGA, encoded by the coding sequence ATGTTGAAAACACAAAGCAATTTTGTACAACGTTTTTGTTCGATTGTCTTCTTTACGCCACTTATTATTTTTGCCATATTTTGGTCTGCATGGACCTATTTTTTTCTTTTCTTTTATGTAGTGATGCTCACCATGTTGGAGTTTTATAAATTGCTCAAACAAGCAAATGTAGCCCCAATGCGTGGCTATGGGGTTTGGCTAGGGTTGCTTGTATATACCATAGCCTTTTCCTATTACCTGCAAGGTAACTGCTCGCCAATACTTGGCTATGGTTGCATTCCATTCACTATTCTAATATATATAGCTGCACTTTATAGCCGAAAAGCCTCAAACCCCTTTTTAGATATCGCAGCTACTTTTTTAGGCATCTTGTATATTGCCATTCCCTGTAGTATGCTCCATTACCTAGCCTTTTTTAAAGGTAGCTATTCCAACCAGTTGATATTAGGCTTACTAGCCATTGTGTGGAGCCAAGACACAGGAGCCTATCTGGTAGGTTCGACCATAGGACGATTGAAACTTTTTAAACGAATTTCTCCTCAAAAAACATGGGAGGGATTTTGGGGAGGCGCTTTATTTGCAGTTATGGCTGGCTATGCGATCGCCTATTTTTTTAATATTTTACCCCTATGGCAATGGCTTTCGATCTCAGTAATTACCATTTTTACAGGAACCTATGGAGACTTAGTCGCCTCATTGCTTAAAAGAAGTGTAGATGTAAAAAATGCTAGCGAAATGATTCCAGGCCATGGAGGACTCTTGGATAGAGTCGATAGCCTATTATTAACCATTCCTTCAGTAGTTGCGTTTTTAAAAATAACGGTACCATGTGGGGCATAA